In Methanomassiliicoccus sp., one DNA window encodes the following:
- a CDS encoding hydrogenase gives MAFSTTTIIDGLAAAILLTTFIAIASNRMFSLVRLFALQSVALGLLAMSVASITGAGHIYAVAVLTIGIKGVVIPWMLLYVMDKIRTTKEVEPLVSIPLSLLLCGVLTAVAFYITEPIIFTSGTITTITKNCLAISLAVVLIGFYTMIARKKAVTQIMGLLTMENGLFLAAISVTYGMPMIVELGIFFDILVAVLIMGMFAFRINKTFDSVDTTILRRLHD, from the coding sequence ATGGCTTTCTCCACCACCACCATCATCGACGGCCTGGCCGCGGCCATCCTGCTCACCACCTTCATAGCCATCGCCAGCAACCGTATGTTCTCCCTGGTCCGCCTGTTCGCCCTGCAGTCAGTGGCCCTGGGGCTGCTGGCGATGTCCGTGGCCTCCATCACCGGCGCGGGGCACATCTACGCCGTGGCGGTCCTGACCATCGGCATAAAGGGAGTGGTCATACCCTGGATGCTGCTGTACGTTATGGACAAGATAAGGACCACCAAGGAGGTCGAGCCCCTGGTCAGCATACCCCTGTCCCTACTGCTGTGCGGGGTCCTGACCGCAGTGGCGTTCTACATAACGGAGCCCATAATCTTCACCAGCGGGACCATCACCACCATCACCAAGAACTGTCTGGCCATCTCCCTGGCGGTGGTTCTCATCGGCTTCTATACCATGATCGCGCGCAAGAAGGCGGTCACCCAGATCATGGGGCTGCTGACCATGGAGAACGGCCTGTTCCTCGCGGCCATCTCCGTCACCTACGGAATGCCCATGATCGTGGAGCTGGGCATCTTCTTCGACATTCTGGTCGCGGTCCTCATCATGGGCATGTTCGCCTTCCGCATAAACAAGACCTTTGACAGCGTGGACACCACCATCCTGAGGAGGCTGCACGATTGA
- a CDS encoding hydrogenase 4 subunit F: MIEYILLIPLIIAALCYPLRRRALVEAVAVAGSAVTLIASLSISYEVFTTGTLDEGLLYMDALSAYVLLLVSLVGLLACFYSISYLRRELEEGEITELKLRNYYIFFQLFVFTMLLVTVSNNLGIMWIAIEGTTLASAYLVGLYDRDTSIEAAWKYLVICSVGITLALLGTIIVYASSIQVLGEESNALNWSTLQANASALDPGLLKISFIFILVGYGTKVGLSPMHTWLPDAHSQAPTPVSALLSGVLLNCAMYGILRFHMIVSGSSLGAGFSGGLLLLFGIISVATAGAFIIMAKDYKRMLAYSSIEHMGIIAIGFGFGGFWGIFGALFHMLNHALAKTLLFFGAGKVLQRFHTKDIDKVHGLIKVLPVTGALLLGGGLAITGCPPFSLFLSEFMIMVGGLSSQNYLGTILYIVLLIIVFAAFLKHIGGMVFGEPLLEERPSKERRGTDVVMMAVLLIAILALGLYVPEFLNEVLDQVYRLFVPGGGA, translated from the coding sequence TTGATCGAGTATATCCTCCTCATACCCCTGATCATCGCCGCCTTATGCTACCCTCTGCGCAGGAGGGCCTTGGTGGAGGCGGTGGCGGTGGCAGGCTCGGCGGTGACCCTGATAGCATCTCTGTCGATCTCCTACGAGGTGTTCACAACCGGGACCCTGGACGAGGGCCTGCTGTACATGGACGCCCTGTCCGCCTACGTTCTGCTCCTGGTCTCCCTGGTCGGACTCCTGGCCTGCTTTTACTCCATATCCTACCTCCGCCGGGAGCTGGAGGAGGGGGAGATCACCGAGCTGAAGCTCAGGAACTACTACATCTTCTTCCAGCTCTTCGTCTTCACGATGCTCCTGGTCACCGTCTCCAACAACCTGGGCATCATGTGGATCGCCATAGAGGGCACCACCCTGGCGTCCGCCTACCTGGTAGGTCTTTACGACCGTGACACCTCCATCGAGGCCGCCTGGAAGTACCTCGTCATCTGCTCCGTGGGCATAACCCTGGCCCTTCTGGGGACCATCATCGTCTACGCCTCCTCCATACAGGTCCTGGGCGAGGAGTCCAACGCCCTCAACTGGTCCACCCTGCAGGCCAACGCCTCCGCCCTGGACCCAGGGCTCCTGAAGATATCATTCATATTCATTCTCGTGGGGTACGGCACCAAAGTGGGGCTGTCACCCATGCACACGTGGCTGCCCGACGCCCATTCTCAGGCCCCCACCCCTGTCTCGGCCCTGTTGTCCGGGGTCCTGCTGAACTGCGCCATGTACGGCATCCTCCGCTTCCACATGATAGTCTCCGGCTCCTCGCTCGGTGCCGGTTTCTCAGGCGGACTTCTGCTCTTGTTCGGCATAATATCCGTGGCCACCGCGGGGGCCTTCATCATAATGGCCAAGGACTACAAGCGGATGCTCGCATACTCCTCCATAGAGCACATGGGCATCATTGCCATCGGCTTCGGCTTCGGGGGCTTCTGGGGCATCTTCGGGGCGCTCTTCCACATGCTGAACCACGCCCTCGCCAAGACCCTCCTGTTCTTCGGTGCGGGTAAGGTCCTGCAGCGCTTCCACACCAAGGACATCGACAAGGTGCACGGCCTCATCAAGGTCCTGCCGGTAACTGGTGCGCTGTTGCTAGGCGGAGGGCTGGCCATCACCGGGTGCCCGCCCTTCTCGCTGTTCCTGAGCGAGTTCATGATAATGGTCGGGGGGCTCAGCTCGCAGAACTATCTGGGCACCATACTATACATCGTGCTGCTGATCATCGTGTTCGCGGCCTTCCTAAAGCACATCGGGGGCATGGTCTTCGGGGAACCACTGCTGGAGGAGAGGCCCTCCAAGGAGAGGCGGGGCACCGATGTGGTGATGATGGCGGTCCTCCTGATCGCCATCCTGGCGTTGGGCCTGTACGTCCCCGAGTTCTTGAAC
- a CDS encoding formate hydrogenlyase, producing MIVEVLQTILLVAIAPLITGIIRKVKAYLQSRTGPSILQPYRDLRKLFSKGSVVSKDASWVFTITPYVCLSAIMVAALLVPVIYARTFGFVGDLIVLIYLLSMMRFFMALAALDTGSAFGGMGSSREMYISSIVEPTMLLSIFAMALVAGTTSLGNIADGIATNGWDLVAPTLLLAAAAFFIATLAENARVPFDNPATHLELTMIHEAMLLEYSGKQLALMEISSMTKLIIFLAILSNVFFPWGIATDLTVLSLTGGLLAFLVKVLVLAVTIAVIESATAKMRLFRLPNILTVAFILSLLAVMSFYILGAT from the coding sequence ATGATCGTAGAGGTCCTGCAGACCATCCTGCTCGTGGCCATCGCGCCCCTCATCACCGGCATCATCCGCAAGGTCAAAGCCTATCTGCAGAGCAGGACCGGCCCCAGCATCCTTCAGCCCTACCGGGACCTGAGGAAGCTGTTCTCCAAGGGTTCAGTGGTATCAAAAGATGCCTCCTGGGTCTTCACCATCACTCCCTACGTCTGCCTGTCCGCGATCATGGTGGCAGCCCTCCTCGTCCCAGTAATCTATGCCCGGACGTTCGGGTTCGTGGGCGACCTCATAGTGCTCATCTATCTCCTATCGATGATGCGGTTCTTCATGGCCCTGGCGGCCCTGGACACCGGCTCCGCCTTCGGGGGCATGGGGTCCAGCAGGGAGATGTACATCTCCTCCATCGTGGAGCCCACCATGCTGCTGTCCATCTTCGCCATGGCCCTGGTCGCGGGGACGACCTCCCTGGGCAACATCGCCGACGGCATCGCCACCAACGGCTGGGACCTGGTGGCCCCCACCCTGCTTTTGGCCGCGGCGGCCTTCTTCATCGCCACCTTGGCAGAGAACGCCAGGGTGCCCTTCGACAACCCCGCGACGCACCTGGAGCTGACCATGATCCATGAGGCCATGCTCCTGGAGTACTCGGGAAAGCAGCTGGCGCTGATGGAGATATCCTCAATGACCAAGCTCATCATCTTCCTGGCCATCCTTTCCAACGTATTCTTCCCCTGGGGTATTGCCACCGACCTCACGGTCCTGTCCCTGACCGGTGGCCTGCTGGCCTTCCTGGTGAAGGTCCTGGTGCTGGCAGTGACGATCGCGGTCATCGAGTCCGCGACGGCCAAGATGAGGCTGTTCCGCCTGCCCAACATCCTGACCGTGGCCTTCATCCTCTCCCTTCTCGCTGTCATGTCCTTCTACATACTGGGGGCGACCTGA
- a CDS encoding ferritin family protein: MGSERSDWKMEQQILNKQLGLLAAAIKVETYGRDFYLRMSECVKDKEGKLILRSLAKDEKDHRTWLIRQVDRIFPGKNVDTIAPDPEYANIVPQRPFPDVPPGACFSSQDEIRAVEMGIEVEKASVRMYGEVASLTRDPELKALMQRLVEWERGHQKTLEDNLEYLKRGGSWYGYEPILDG, translated from the coding sequence ATGGGTTCTGAGAGAAGCGATTGGAAGATGGAGCAGCAGATCCTCAACAAACAGCTGGGCCTGCTCGCGGCGGCCATAAAGGTGGAGACCTACGGGAGGGACTTCTACCTGCGGATGAGCGAGTGCGTCAAGGACAAGGAGGGAAAGCTGATCCTCCGTAGCCTGGCCAAGGATGAGAAGGACCACCGTACCTGGCTGATAAGGCAGGTCGACAGGATCTTCCCGGGAAAGAACGTAGACACCATCGCTCCGGACCCGGAGTACGCCAATATCGTTCCCCAACGTCCCTTCCCCGATGTCCCCCCAGGAGCATGCTTCTCCTCCCAGGATGAGATAAGGGCGGTGGAGATGGGTATTGAGGTGGAGAAGGCCTCCGTGCGCATGTACGGCGAGGTCGCTTCCTTGACCCGGGACCCGGAGCTGAAGGCGCTGATGCAGCGCCTCGTGGAGTGGGAGAGAGGGCATCAGAAGACCCTCGAGGACAACCTGGAGTACCTGAAAAGGGGCGGAAGCTGGTATGGCTACGAACCCATCCTGGATGGATGA
- a CDS encoding (Fe-S)-binding protein yields the protein MPDINRELLACLQCGYCVRVCPTYEQTPWESVTPRGKVFYLTQLMKRSPMDTLLGRKVKVDQEFVDALFSCTGCAQCETVCHVNIEFAEFWEKVREWVVDQGKGPLPAHSKLAQSIKDFSNPYNEPREKRGDWWPSEIPHTEHPDIIFYAGCTGSYRMQRIAKAGATVLHRAGVKLDILGGEEYCCTSPMLRTGQTGLTTEFAQHNIRAVEKRGAQAMVTTCAGCFKTSSTDYGKYFSNPSFPVYHFSQFVNKLIKEKKLKFTKDIKAKITYHDPCHLGRHGGVFEDPREVLKKIPGVELVEMPRNRMGSRCCGAGGGYKSGYNQLAVNIAAERVKEAIATGADILVTTCPFCVLNLQAGAKQIGADIKVLDISELLLDATDPNAAPAAAEGAKAEGKVAARPAKAEGAAKPAAAAEKAKASAQKA from the coding sequence ATGCCGGATATCAATAGGGAACTTCTTGCTTGTCTGCAATGCGGTTATTGCGTACGGGTCTGCCCCACTTACGAGCAGACGCCGTGGGAGTCCGTTACTCCCCGGGGCAAGGTATTCTACCTTACACAATTGATGAAGCGCTCCCCGATGGACACATTGTTGGGACGCAAGGTTAAGGTCGACCAGGAGTTCGTGGACGCCCTGTTCAGCTGCACCGGGTGCGCCCAGTGCGAGACCGTATGCCACGTCAACATCGAGTTCGCGGAGTTCTGGGAGAAGGTCAGGGAGTGGGTCGTGGACCAGGGGAAGGGTCCCTTGCCGGCGCATTCCAAGCTCGCCCAGAGCATCAAGGACTTCAGCAACCCCTACAACGAGCCGAGGGAGAAGCGCGGCGACTGGTGGCCGTCAGAGATACCCCACACCGAACATCCCGACATCATCTTCTACGCGGGCTGCACCGGATCGTACAGGATGCAGAGGATCGCCAAGGCCGGGGCCACCGTTCTGCACCGCGCCGGCGTTAAGCTGGACATTCTGGGAGGAGAGGAGTACTGCTGCACCTCCCCCATGCTCAGGACCGGGCAGACCGGTCTCACCACCGAGTTCGCACAGCACAACATCCGGGCCGTCGAGAAGAGGGGGGCCCAGGCCATGGTCACCACCTGCGCCGGCTGCTTCAAGACCTCCTCTACCGACTACGGGAAGTACTTCTCCAACCCCTCCTTCCCGGTGTACCACTTCTCGCAGTTCGTGAACAAGCTGATCAAGGAGAAGAAGCTCAAGTTCACCAAGGATATCAAGGCCAAGATCACCTACCACGACCCCTGCCATCTAGGTAGGCACGGAGGAGTGTTCGAGGACCCCCGAGAGGTGCTCAAGAAGATCCCCGGCGTGGAGCTGGTGGAGATGCCCCGCAACCGCATGGGCTCGCGCTGCTGCGGCGCGGGAGGCGGCTACAAGAGCGGGTACAACCAGCTCGCCGTCAACATAGCCGCGGAGAGGGTGAAGGAGGCCATCGCCACCGGTGCGGATATCCTGGTAACGACTTGCCCGTTCTGTGTCCTCAACCTTCAGGCAGGGGCCAAGCAGATCGGCGCGGACATCAAGGTGCTGGACATATCTGAGCTGCTGCTAGATGCCACCGATCCCAATGCCGCTCCGGCCGCTGCCGAGGGCGCCAAGGCAGAAGGCAAGGTGGCGGCAAGGCCGGCGAAGGCCGAGGGCGCTGCCAAGCCTGCGGCTGCAGCAGAGAAGGCCAAGGCCTCCGCACAGAAAGCGTAA
- the hyfB gene encoding hydrogenase 4 subunit B, translated as MNGQELFGLFILTSLLGALASLSMGRWSKACRVVSFSFSTLSSMLGLALALEVLLGSGTVVLTLPTAVAGFGTFSFVIDQLSAFFLLAISILGACVSIYSLGYTKEYEGKYSLGTMGLLFNTFLLSLVLVVSADNAILFLIMWETMSVSSYLLVMYENRKQDSVSSGLLYVVMTHLGTALITVAFIIMWLNTPGDHSFDFSAFRELGALGAMPELARNVAFILLLIGFGTKAGLVPLHVWLPQAHPAAPSNISAMMSGIMVKTAVYMLIRCYFDFLGTWDTWWGLLVLLIACISALVGVLYALMEEDLKRALAYSTVENIGIIFIALGAAMVFESYHLVDPVANAHLGDLAALALIAALFHTLSHSLFKGLLFMGAGAVLHATHTKNLEELGGLAKRMRWTGVLFFIGVLSISAIPPFNGFVGEWLMFQSLLLTQNITDPMVNLLLPVAVAVLALTGALAAACFVRIFGATFLARPRSRHAAEAQEVPRSMLVGMGIAAGLCVLTGVLSILIVPEIDKVTSSLLGVSIAGKLVNGLILSPPAGEFSSMSPLAIGVLLMIAIPASLAISRFLGGRHKVVTGDTWDCGTPLTSRTEYSASGFSEPINRIFKSVYRPHIEVRTEYTTSSLIKRRISFSRSIEPVFERYLYAPTIGLVLALARRLGFIQRGSIQAYLAYIFVVLLVLLVVFR; from the coding sequence ATGAACGGTCAAGAGCTTTTCGGTTTGTTCATCCTTACCTCGCTCCTAGGAGCGCTGGCATCGCTTTCGATGGGAAGATGGTCCAAGGCCTGTCGGGTGGTGTCCTTCTCTTTTTCCACCTTATCCTCCATGTTGGGACTGGCCCTGGCCCTGGAGGTGCTGCTGGGGAGCGGGACCGTCGTCCTCACCCTCCCCACGGCCGTGGCCGGCTTCGGCACCTTCTCCTTTGTCATCGATCAGTTATCAGCATTCTTCCTGCTGGCCATCTCTATCCTGGGAGCATGCGTATCCATCTACTCACTGGGCTACACCAAGGAGTACGAGGGCAAGTACAGCCTGGGGACCATGGGGCTGCTGTTCAACACCTTCCTGCTGAGCCTGGTCCTGGTAGTATCGGCGGACAACGCCATCCTTTTCCTGATAATGTGGGAGACCATGTCGGTCTCCTCTTACCTGCTGGTCATGTACGAGAACAGGAAACAGGACAGCGTGTCCTCGGGTTTGCTGTACGTGGTCATGACCCACCTGGGCACCGCCCTCATCACCGTGGCGTTCATCATAATGTGGCTTAACACTCCCGGCGACCACTCCTTCGACTTCTCGGCGTTCCGGGAGCTCGGCGCTCTGGGCGCGATGCCGGAGCTGGCGAGGAACGTCGCGTTCATCCTATTGCTCATCGGCTTCGGCACCAAGGCCGGCCTGGTGCCCCTGCACGTGTGGCTGCCCCAGGCCCATCCTGCCGCTCCCTCCAACATCTCGGCCATGATGTCCGGCATCATGGTGAAGACCGCTGTCTACATGCTCATCCGTTGCTACTTCGACTTCCTCGGCACCTGGGACACGTGGTGGGGCCTCCTGGTGCTTCTCATCGCCTGCATATCAGCGCTGGTGGGTGTGCTGTACGCCTTGATGGAGGAGGACCTGAAGCGGGCCCTGGCCTACTCCACGGTGGAGAACATCGGCATAATCTTCATCGCCCTGGGGGCGGCCATGGTCTTCGAGTCCTACCATCTGGTCGATCCTGTGGCCAACGCCCATCTGGGCGACCTGGCGGCGCTGGCCCTGATCGCTGCATTGTTCCACACCCTTTCCCATTCTCTCTTCAAGGGCCTGCTGTTCATGGGGGCGGGGGCAGTCCTCCATGCCACGCACACCAAGAACCTGGAGGAACTGGGAGGCCTGGCCAAGAGGATGAGGTGGACGGGGGTGCTGTTCTTCATCGGGGTGCTGTCGATCTCCGCCATCCCTCCCTTCAACGGTTTCGTCGGGGAATGGCTGATGTTCCAGTCCCTGCTGCTGACGCAGAACATCACCGATCCCATGGTAAACCTACTTCTCCCCGTGGCCGTGGCCGTCCTGGCCCTCACGGGGGCACTGGCAGCCGCCTGCTTCGTGCGCATCTTCGGAGCTACGTTCCTGGCCAGGCCGAGGAGCAGGCACGCCGCGGAGGCCCAGGAGGTCCCCCGGAGCATGCTCGTGGGCATGGGGATCGCCGCCGGGCTGTGCGTGCTCACCGGCGTTCTCTCGATATTGATAGTTCCCGAGATCGACAAGGTGACCTCCTCCCTCCTCGGTGTGAGCATCGCCGGGAAGCTGGTCAACGGCCTCATCCTCAGCCCGCCAGCAGGGGAGTTCTCCAGCATGAGCCCCCTGGCCATCGGCGTTCTGCTAATGATCGCCATACCCGCATCCCTGGCCATCTCCCGTTTTCTAGGCGGCAGGCACAAGGTCGTGACCGGGGACACCTGGGACTGCGGCACCCCCCTAACGTCGCGCACCGAGTACAGCGCGTCCGGGTTCTCCGAGCCGATCAACCGCATCTTCAAGTCCGTGTACCGGCCGCACATCGAGGTGAGGACGGAGTACACCACATCCTCGCTCATCAAGAGACGGATCTCCTTCTCCCGTAGCATCGAACCGGTGTTCGAAAGATATCTCTACGCTCCCACGATCGGCCTGGTATTGGCGTTGGCCAGACGCCTGGGGTTCATCCAGAGGGGAAGCATACAGGCCTACCTGGCGTACATCTTCGTCGTCCTCCTGGTACTGCTGGTGGTGTTCCGATGA